The Lepeophtheirus salmonis chromosome 1, UVic_Lsal_1.4, whole genome shotgun sequence genome has a segment encoding these proteins:
- the LOC121119567 gene encoding serine-arginine protein 55, whose translation MPNGSRVYVGNLPENVRERDVEKLFKEYGRIREVVIKSGYGFVEFDDPRDADDVVNDMDGKEFQGGRVRVEMARDPRERRGRDRDRGYERRGGGGGGYDRRDTRGDRGRRGNPPGPRTNYRITVQNLSSRTSWQDLKDYFRAAGEITYTNAHTPRQGEGVVEFASSRGLDYAIDHQDELELDGRRLKVFEEHRRSRSGSYGRNRSRSRSRSRSNSRSRSRSRSRSPSDKRRSRSRSKSRSRSNSRFRDEN comes from the exons ATGCCTAACGGATCACGGGTTTACGTGGGTAATTTACCCGAGAATGTACGAGAGCGAGATgtggaaaagttatttaaggaGTACGGTCGTATTCGGGAGGTTGTGATCAAGTCCGGTTATGGATTTGTGGAGTTTGATGATCCGAG GGACGCGGATGATGTAGTCAATGATATGGATGGAAAAGAATTTCAAGGAGGAAGAGTTCGTGTGGAGATGGCTAGGGATCCACGTGAACGTAGAGGAAGAGACAGAGACCGAGGGTATGAAAGAAGAGGAGGGGGAGGAGGAGGTTATGACCGTAGAGATACTAGGGGGGATCGAGGACGTAGAGGAAATCCTCCTGGACCTAGAACCAACTACAGAATAACTGTTCAGAATCTCTCTTCACGAACATCTTGGCAG gatttgaaagattattttagAGCTGCAGGTGAAATTACTTACACCAATGCACATACCCCACGTCAAGGAGAAGGAGTGGTTGAATTTGCTAGCTCAAGAG gacTTGACTATGCTATTGATCACCAAGATGAACTCGAGTTGGATGGTCGACGTCTCAAAGTCTTTGAAGAACATAGAAGATCTCGTTCAGGATCTTATGGGCGTAACAGATCACGCTCCAGATCCAGGTCTCGATCAAATTCTAGGTCTCGATCACGTTCTCGAAGTCGCTCTCCCAGTGACAAAAGGAGATCTAGGTCTCGTTCCAAGTCCAGATCGCGCTCTAACTCAAGATTCCGTgatgaaaattaa
- the LOC121119557 gene encoding uncharacterized protein isoform X2 translates to MELERFYMLMGILRMGRGRMERGMAVVSINLRQRDRELCFLREEMEFVQGIPHGKSHVKNPDGSKEIRSYINGQKNGNAKLTLTNGDTLEFNYVNDSIEGKAIYKADKLVDESHYQNGIKHGPSIETNGNGDKEERSYEEGFLEGPAILTGLNGDIFKFNYKKGIKNGNFTYTWKDGSKEVGLFDKEGNQNGPTKMTWANGSFREGVKKNGVWEGKVVYTHGKDTPMPGKRDLEIWGDGKLIKSQKYYGEEIVVDDWYDLDKLVDHDKTGACPMKSLHRCC, encoded by the exons ATGGAGTTGGAACGTTTTTATATGCTAATGGGGATATTGAGGATGGGACGTGGGAGAATGGAGAGAGGCATGGCTGTTGTGTCTATAAATCTGCGTCAGAGGGATCGAG AACTTTGTTTCTTAAGAGAAGAGATGGAATTTGTCCAGGGGATTCCCCATGGAAAATCACACGTGAAGAATCCTGATGGATCGAAGGAAATTCGAAGTTATATCAATGGACAGAAGAATGGAAACGCGAAGCTCACTCTTACTAATGGAGACACGTTGGagtttaattatgtaaatgacTCAATTGAAG gaAAAGCAATTTACAAAGCGGACAAACTTGTGGATGAATCTCATTATCAAAATGGAATCAAACACGGCCCTTCCATTGAAACGAATGGAAATGGGGATAAAGAGGAAAGGAGCTATGAGGAAGGCTTTTTAGAAGGCCCAGCCATTCTTACAGGATTAAATGgagatatattcaaatttaactataagaaaggtataaaaaatggcaattttACCTATACATGGAAGGATGGTTCTAAAGAGGTCGGGCTCTTTGACAAGGAGGGAAATCAAAATGGCCCTACAAAAATGACTTGGGCCAATGGGTCTTTTCGCGAAGGAGTTAAAAAGAACGGAGTTTGGGAGGGTAAAGTTGTGTATACTCATGGTAAGGATACTCCCATGCCTGGAAAGAGGGATTTGGAGATTTGGGGAGATGGAAAATTGATCAAATCACAGAAATATTACGGTGAGGAAATTGTTGTTGATGATTGGTATGATTTAGATAAATTAGTGGATCATGATAAAACCGGTGCTTGTCCTATGAAAAGTCTTCATCGATGttgttga
- the LOC121119557 gene encoding uncharacterized protein isoform X1, producing the protein MDSYQLNIGTYKGFLKDNLPDGNGTLAFNEEDERLEYEGNWVSGIRTGEGQMTFKSGDVYKGAFDNNLPHGVGTFLYANGDIEDGTWENGERHGCCVYKSASEGSREEMEFVQGIPHGKSHVKNPDGSKEIRSYINGQKNGNAKLTLTNGDTLEFNYVNDSIEGKAIYKADKLVDESHYQNGIKHGPSIETNGNGDKEERSYEEGFLEGPAILTGLNGDIFKFNYKKGIKNGNFTYTWKDGSKEVGLFDKEGNQNGPTKMTWANGSFREGVKKNGVWEGKVVYTHGKDTPMPGKRDLEIWGDGKLIKSQKYYGEEIVVDDWYDLDKLVDHDKTGACPMKSLHRCC; encoded by the exons ATGGATTCATATCAGTTAAACATTGGGACTTACAAAGGATTTCTCAAAGATAACCTTCCGGACGGAAATGGAACTCTGGCTTTTAATGAAGAGGATGAGCGATTAGAGTATGAGGGTAACTGGGTATCTGGAATTCGAACAGGAGAGGGTCAAATGACCTTCAAATCAGGGGACGTCTACAAAGGTgcctttgataataatttaccACATGGAGTTGGAACGTTTTTATATGCTAATGGGGATATTGAGGATGGGACGTGGGAGAATGGAGAGAGGCATGGCTGTTGTGTCTATAAATCTGCGTCAGAGGGATCGAG AGAAGAGATGGAATTTGTCCAGGGGATTCCCCATGGAAAATCACACGTGAAGAATCCTGATGGATCGAAGGAAATTCGAAGTTATATCAATGGACAGAAGAATGGAAACGCGAAGCTCACTCTTACTAATGGAGACACGTTGGagtttaattatgtaaatgacTCAATTGAAG gaAAAGCAATTTACAAAGCGGACAAACTTGTGGATGAATCTCATTATCAAAATGGAATCAAACACGGCCCTTCCATTGAAACGAATGGAAATGGGGATAAAGAGGAAAGGAGCTATGAGGAAGGCTTTTTAGAAGGCCCAGCCATTCTTACAGGATTAAATGgagatatattcaaatttaactataagaaaggtataaaaaatggcaattttACCTATACATGGAAGGATGGTTCTAAAGAGGTCGGGCTCTTTGACAAGGAGGGAAATCAAAATGGCCCTACAAAAATGACTTGGGCCAATGGGTCTTTTCGCGAAGGAGTTAAAAAGAACGGAGTTTGGGAGGGTAAAGTTGTGTATACTCATGGTAAGGATACTCCCATGCCTGGAAAGAGGGATTTGGAGATTTGGGGAGATGGAAAATTGATCAAATCACAGAAATATTACGGTGAGGAAATTGTTGTTGATGATTGGTATGATTTAGATAAATTAGTGGATCATGATAAAACCGGTGCTTGTCCTATGAAAAGTCTTCATCGATGttgttga
- the LOC121119548 gene encoding venom protease produces the protein MFIFNIQCKDVLWVFLLSSILTKSSEGTHRIQKRGSSQRRIDEGGSLFSFALPFLKSLGLPKTSVEFNGAKLSIKSEAEANARNEDVSGRITTAPRCTTPNKGNGKCLDIQYCPILLADFATLRKSICFKTGFVPGVCCPDQGVSLLDFGTTDTKEENDKFEENEVINDQSNDSIKGDSTNATSINQNESPQCGISQKPQSRIVGGKATYEGEYPWMAAIYLHGGGRTEFWCGGALVSERHVITAAHCTKDAKKKQFKARQFTIRLGEWDLDDKETYSREYEIVDVIAHPDFKANGFYSDVAILKTIEPVEFSEYIQPICLPTGSMKNDNFLGTLPVALGWGATHYRGKEVNKLRGVALPVWNNKDCDGAYFQPITEVFLCAGYASGGRDACQGDSGGPLMLYSQKRKAWVLIGVVSFGNRCAEAGYPGVYTRLTHFLDWILINLN, from the exons atgtttatattcaatattcaatGTAAAG atGTCCTTTGGGTCTTTCTACTATCTTCGATCCTCACAAAATCCTCAGAAGGAACGCATCGTATACAAAAACGGG GATCATCACAACGTCGAATAGATGAGGGTGGAAGTTTATTTTCGTTTGCACTCCCATTTTTAAAAAGTCTTGGACTACCTAAGACAAGTG TGGAATTCAATGGTGCTAAGCTTAGTATTAAAAGTGAGGCTGAAGCCAATGCCAGAAACGAGGATGTTAGTGGAAGAATTACCACTGCTCCACGATGTACAACACCAAATAAGGGAAATGGAAAATGCTTAGACATTCAATATTGTCCTATACTTCTAGCAGACTTTGCAACACTCAGGAAATCCATTTGTTTTAAAACAGGATTCGTACCGGGCGTGTGCTGTCCAGATCAAgg AGTTTCGCTCTTGGACTTTGGAACTACTGATactaaagaagaaaatgataaattcgaAGAAAACGAAGTTATTAACGACCAGTCTAACGACTCCATAAAAGGAGATTCAACCAATGCTACttcaattaatcaaaatgaATCACCTC AATGTGGAATTTCCCAAAAACCTCAATCGCGAATTGTGGGCGGCAAAGCTACTTATGAAGGTGAGTATCCATGGATGGCAGCAATCTATCTACATGGAGGAGGCCGAACTGAGTTTTGGTGTGGAGGAGCACTTGTTAGTGAAAGACATGTAATTACAGCTGCTCATTGTACTAAAGATGCCAAGAAAAAACA aTTTAAAGCACGTCAATTTACGATTCGATTAGGCGAATGGGATCTTGACGATAAGGAAACTTATAGTCGAGAATACGAAATTGTAGATGTGATCGCACATCCAGATTTTAAAGCAAATGGATTCTACAGTGATGTTGCGATACTCAAAACTATAGAACCAGTGGAGTTTTCTGAATACATTCAACCAATATGTCTACCCACGGGCTCAATGAAGAATGATAACTTTCTTGGAACTCTTCCGGTTGCCCTAGGATGGGGAGCAACACATTACCGTGGAAAGGAAGTGAACAAACTTAGAGGAGTTGCCCTTCCAGTTTGGAACAATAAGGACTGTGATGGTGCATACTTCCAACCCATCACAGAAGTTTTTCTTTGTGCTGGATACGCAAGTGGAGGAAGAGACGCATGTCAAGGAGACTCAGGAGGTCCCTTAATGCTTTACAGTCAAAAGAGAAAAGCTTGGGTATTAATAGGAGTGGTATCATTTGGAAATAG GTGTGCGGAAGCGGGCTATCCAGGGGTTTATACACGACTTACTCATTTTTTGGACTGGATCCTTATTAATTTGAACTAA